The Leucoraja erinacea ecotype New England chromosome 19, Leri_hhj_1, whole genome shotgun sequence genome has a segment encoding these proteins:
- the LOC129706567 gene encoding uncharacterized protein LOC129706567, whose product MSCGNFNSFEYVAAQLSSPQRTILLTIYRPPKYDAQFFDEIAKLLSIACIDFDCVVLVGDFNIHIDNAEDGGTKELLNILDNFGLNQHVTEPTHNRGHILDLIISKGLDISDVLVTDVSDHHCVFFKTTISASSIRKEPEVIKRSCINENTSALFTQACTPPPTLPSASVDDLVDGFSSNVMTLMDAIAPLKTKVLSGRKMSPWRNAMAVRSQRTKCRQAERRWRKTKLQVHYDIYKDNLRIYNQELKGARQSFFSEVINKNNNSRTLFAVVDRLTNPSSSVPPELLSSKSCNGFADFFTDKILKIRQTMSSSTSGNMALSPMPPDSLINLQHFKLLDCVSLTETVQQLKSTTCCLDLLPTIFVKNIFNSVAPEVLNIVNTSLQSGHFPKALKSAVIKPLLKKPNLDASAMSNYRPISNLAFLAKIIERVVYQQIYSSMTQNNIFNIFLSGFRPHHSTETALTKVLNDIHLNSDASKASVLVLLDLSAAFDTVDHNILLDRLEKWVGLSGSVLDWFKSYLKDRDYFVSLGNFESERTKHTCGVPQGSILGPILFHIYMLPLAQIIEHFNISYHTYADDTQLYIAVSPHDHSPLHSLCQCVKHINEWMNQNFLQLNANKTEIIVFGPKKTRLEVSAQLDSIALKITDKARNLGVVMDWDLNFNSHIKTITRSAYYHLKNIARIKGFLSKEDTEKLVHAYIFSRLDYCNGIFTGLNKKSIKQLQLIQNAAARVLTNTKKMDHITPVLKSLHWLPVCKRIDFKILLLTYKALNGLGPKYISDLLVVYEAPRLLRSSGTGLLCVPRVRTKKAEAAFGFYAPHLWNKLPEHLTCAQTVSAFKSGLKTLLFTIACP is encoded by the coding sequence ATGTCCTGTGGAAATTTCAACTCCTTCGAATATGTCGCTGCTCAGCTGAGTTCTCCCCAGCGAACAATACTTTTAACTATATACAGGCCACCAAAATATGATGCACAGTTTTTTGATGAGATTGCCAAATTACTGTCCATTGCATGCATTGATTTCGATTGTGTTGTCTTAGTGGGTGATTTTAATATTCACATAGATAATGCAGAGGATGGAGGTACAAAAGAGCTCCTGAACATTTTGGACAACTTTGGACTTAATCAGCACGTAACAGAGCCAACTCACAATAGGGGGCATATATTGGATCTGATTATTTCCAAGGGTCTCGACATTTCTGATGTTTTGGTGACTGATGTTTCCGATCACCACTGTGTATTTTTTAAAACGACCATCTCTGCTAGCAGTATCAGAAAGGAACCAGAGGTGATCAAAAGGAGCTGTATCAATGAAAACACCAGCGCATTGTTTACTCAGGCCTGTACACCACCACCAACTCTGCCCTCGGCCTCTGTCGATGACCTTGTGGATGGTTTTAGCTCCAATGTTATGACTCTTATGGATGCTATTGCACCACTAAAGACCAAGGTTTTATCTGGAAGGAAAATGTCACCATGGAGAAATGCCATGGCAGTGAGATCCCAAAGAACAAAGTGTAGACAGGCCGAACGTAGGTGGCGAAAAACCAAACTACAGGTCCACTACGACATCTACAAAGACAACCTCCGTATCTATAATCAGGAATTGAAAGGGGCAAGGCAGTCCTTTTTCTCAGAGGTtatcaacaaaaataataattcccGCACCCTGTTTGCTGTTGTCGATAGACTGACAAACCCTTCATCATCAGTCCCTCCTGAGCTCCTGTCCAGCAAGTCGTGCAATGGCTTTGCAGATTTCTTCACCGATAAAATTCTGAAGATAAGACAAACAATGTCTAGCTCCACCTCAGGGAACATGGCTTTGTCACCTATGCCTCCAGATTCACTAATAAATCtacaacattttaaacttttagattgTGTATCTCTGACTGAAACTGTTCAACAGCTAAAGTCCACTACCTGCTGTCTTGATCTGCTGCCCACAATCTtcgttaaaaatatttttaacagtGTTGCACCAGAAGTACTGAACATAGTAAACACTTCCCTTCAATCGGGGCATTTTCCCAAAGCCTTAAAATCAGCAGTGATCAAGCCCCTATTGAAGAAGCCTAATTTGGATGCCTCAGCTATGAGCAACTATAGGCCCATATCTAATTTAGCATTTTTGGCAAAGATTATTGAAAGGGTAGTTTACCAACAAATTTACAGCTCTATGAcccaaaacaatatttttaatattttcctgTCGGGATTTCGGCCACATCACAGCACCGAGACTGCACTCACTAAGGTCCTAAATGACATACATCTAAACAGTGATGCATCAAAAGCTTCAGTTTTGGTACTTCTAGATCTTAGTGCTGcttttgatacagtggaccacaaCATACTGCTTGACAGACTGGAGAAGTGGGTGGGACTCTCTGGTTCTGTGCTGGACTGGTTCAAATCTTACTTGAAAGATCGGGATTATTTTGTTTCCCTTGGTAATTTTGAATCAGAACGTACAAAACACACATGCGGGGTTCCTCAGGGCTCCATTCTTGGACCCATtttgttccacatttatatgctCCCCCTAGCTCAGATCATAGAGCATTTTAACATATCCTACCACACTTATGCCgatgacacacaactatatatcgCAGTGTCACCACATGACCATAGTCCCCTACACTCACTGTGCCAGTGTGTCAAACATATCAATGAGTGGATGAAccagaacttcctccagctcaatgcaaacaagacagaaattattgtctttggtcccaaaaaaacaaggctagaggtgagtgctcaactcgactcaattgcactgaaaatcacagacaaagccagaaaccttggtgtagttatggactgggatttgaattttaacagccatataaagaccattaccagatctgcctattaccatctaaaaaatattgcaagaatcaagggatttctgtccaaagaagacactgaaaaacttgttcatgcatatatttttagtaggttagattattgtaatggcatctttacaggtctcaataaaaaatcaattaaacaactgcagcttatccaaaatgccgctgccagagtcttgaccaacaccaagaaaatggaccacattacacctgtccttaaatctttgcactggctccctgtgtgtaagaggatagattttaaaattctgttactgacctacaaggcactgaatggtctaggtccaaaatacatctctgacctacttgttgtatatgaggcgcctagactcctcaggtcttcagggacaggtttactctgtgttcccagggtcagaactaaaaaggctgaagcagcattcggtttttatgctccacacctgtggaacaagctccctgaacaccttacgtgtgcacagactgtaagcgcatttaaatcaggcctaaaaacactgttgtttactatagcctgtccataa